ATGTATTTAGTGGATGCTTATGATACGACCCAATGCAAATATTTCCAATCACCTAACTAAGGCGACAATGAAGTGGTTTGATAACCTATCCCCAAGGTCAGTAACATGTTTTGATTATTTGGCAAAGAACTTTCTTATCCACTTTTCTATCCAAAAAGACAAAACCAAGTATTCTCCGAGTTTGTTAGGAATGAAACAGAAATTAGGAGAATCCTTAGAGCCTATATAAAAAGTTTCAATAAAGCCTGGTTAAAAATCCAGAGCCTACCTATAGAAGTGACCATCATGGGATTAGTAAATGGCCTTAAAGATGGACTATTCTCACAATCAATTTTGAAGAAGCACCTGACCTCCCTCCACGAGGTACTTGAAAGAGTAGAGAAGTACATTAACATGGAAGAAACTTCACAACTAAAAAAGCCTCACCAGAACGAAAAGATCAAACAAACCAACAGAAAGGAggaatagaaaaagaataaagacTATTCTAGTCGGACAAAAATATACATTCCTACACTTCATTAAGGGTGTCCCTAGTTGAAGTTTACAGGGATATTTGTCAAGTGAAAAAGTAATCACCTCCACGACCCATCCAAAGCAAGAAAGGTGATAGCAAGTTGGAATATTGCAAATACCATCGCACTTATGCTCACCAAACCAACGATTGTTGTGACCTAAAAAATGTCACTGAAAAGCTCGTGCGAGATGGAAAGCTTGATAAGTATCTGGAAACCGACAAGGTAGACAAAAAGCACAAGACACCCAGGGAAGATAACAAGATAAGAGAAACCGAGGGATCAGATGAACCCAAAAGAAGGAGGTGTACTAGGTCAGAACGGGACAGCAATAACCCTTATCTACCTAAGATTACCTTCATCAACGAGTACACCCGGGGAGTGTTATCCTACCATGATGATCCAGTAGTAATCATAATGGTTTTGGCGAATGCCAACCTACACAGCACTTTAGTTGACCAAGGTAGCCTGGCCGACATCTttgcagatcttagttaggcggCTAGAAATTATAATTTGCCACGGAAAGcatataaaatgaataaataaatagaacgTTACTAATGAGATGAGAATTCAGTGGTATAGAATGGTTGAGGCTTCAGAgatgctttttctttttggatgaaCTTTTCTTACCATCTTCTTTAATAACCTTctgattccttcaatggcagccgtaagtgattaactcatgtcctctcatcaagttaacctcCTCTACTGCAGCAATCTACCATGTTGAGatgactcatgtcctctcatcaaacCACCTCTAGGTTTCTCACTGTACCAGAAGATGAGATTCTAAGCAGTCCACTTTCCTTCACGATCCTACTCAAGATGCCATAGATAAGGCAGATCTTTTGGATTAGAAAGTGCTACTTCTCTGACTCTAGCCTTAACGCCACAGAAACTTCACGCACCCATAGTCAacgggattatatgtcacatatccagaGTTGCTCAAATGCTCTATAGGAATCCGCAATGCAATCTCTAGCTTTAGTTCAACGCTATTCGGGTCAAGAATCACAcagaacccatgtagaacaagggtgattgtcacaggtcaccctcaattcataagataaagaacgaggttgcataagagaatagaatcaggcacattaaataaaaatagtaatattattgatccatgaaactcagcagagctcctaaccttaaccttaggaggttagtgacttATACTGTAAAAAAGTAATGAAAATATTTGAATGGGGGaggaagaagatcctaaacatgggtgatcttctcctatatatactaatctaatgactaagaattacagaaatatgaTAGACTAGACTTAGGAGTGCAAAAATttacttctggggcccatttaatgagtgtttggactgagcttgagTGTCTCCCATGTGCTAATGTCCCTTAGGGGtattgaacgctggctagggacccccttttgggcgttgaactccagttGCTCCCTTGTGAGCGCTGGACGCCAAGAATGAGGCTGGtggctggcattaaatgccagttttgggccttcaattccaagataaagtatgaactattatatatttctgaaaagccctagatgttagcCTTTcatagccattgagagcgcgccatttgaacttctgtagctctagaaaagctcCTTCAAGTGTACGGAGGTCAGATcttaacagcatctgcagtcttttctctgcttctgaatcagacttctgctcaagctcctcaatttcagcctgaaaatacttgaaatcaccataaaacacacaaactcaaagtagaatccaaaaatatgaattttgcactaaaacctatgaaaacacaagaaaacttaaacaaaacatactaaaaactatatgaaaataatgccaaaaagcgtataaaatatccgttcaTCAGTTAAAGCAAAACTACATCAAGAACTCAAGCAGGAGCTAATCAAACTCCTACAAAAGAATTTGGATTTGTTTTCGTAGAAAGAATCTGATATCTCTGGTATCTTGCTCGAGCTAATGTGACAAAAGCTATCAATATATCATGGTTCAAGACTAATTcaacagagaagaagaaaattaagTGAAGAAAGGACTCGTGTAGTAGAGGAACAAGTGGAAGCTCTCTTCAAAACAAGGTTAATTAGTGAAATTGAGCACTTGCTTTGATTTGGCCAATGTAGTCTTCGTCgagaaacaaaatagaaaatggaggatgtgcgttAACTACACAAACATGAACAAAGTATGTCCTAAAGATCCCTATCCTTTTTCTAGCATTGACGCCTTGCTTGATGCAATATCAGGTTATAGATTTTTATCattcatggatgcctactctGGATACAACTAAATATCCATGCATTCCCCAGACCAGGAGATGATCTCATTCATCACTCCAAAGGTGAATTACTGCTATGTAGTAATGCCATTTGTACTAAAGAACGTAGGAGCTACATACTAAATTTTAATGAACAAATTTTTTCACGAGCACATCAGGTCCCTAATGGAAATATATGTGGATAGCATGCTTGTTAAGAGCATGGAGGAATCAACCTTGGTGTTCGACCTACAGAAAGTATTCAATACGACTAGAAAAGCATAACATGAGCTGcagtctttttttttcacttcatAGTTTTTCTCCAAGGGATTTTACTAGAGGGGGATTTAATGAGGCATCAAAGCAAGGAATAGGAGTGGATACTTATAAGACACTTAGTAGCGATTAATacatattttgtaaaattacttCATCAATAAAAAGTAAATTCATTCaactgttttcttttatttgttaacCACACCCACTCAAGCTcgagaaaacacaaaagttgTAACCGACCTTATCTGTCCAGCACAGCAAAGCGACGAGGCCTGAGTTAGGATGTACGAGTTATATACGCAATACAGGCTACAACCAAAATCTCAAAATAACTTACAATTTAAGTTatataaaacaacaaacaaaagCAACAAGCCatgtaaaagaaaataaacatgcAATTAAAAGCCCTAAAAAAGGAGATAAAATTGTACTTAAACCATTACAAAATAAAAGTGTTCAAAGCCCACAACCTAAGCCATCAAATGtacaatataaaagaaaaaaaaaactaagaagACGTAGGAGCAACTTCATCCTCAACAGGCTGGGAGGTTTCATCAGTTGAAGTAAGAGTAGAATAAGAAGTCTAAGGATCATCCAGCTTGGGCTCCTCTAGGATAAGGACAATTTGATCATCGACCATGATCTTGTCGAGATCTATGATTGAGATATTGACCTCGAGAACTAAGACTTGAAATTGGGCTTTTACGTCATCTATTGTATCATTCAAGCCCTTCATTGACGCGTATTCTAAGTcttcataattttgttttattttctcgAGCTCCTTCTCCAACTTGAGTTTTTTGCTAAAAACTCGGACATAGCTCTCCTTAGCCTTTTCTTTAGCTACCAGTGCCGCTTCATAATCCGTGTCCGCCTGCTTCATCATCCCTCTCAGCATTGTGTTGTTCGAATTGAGGGAGTTTTTCTCGATCTCAAgttgattcttcttcttctagagGGTCTCAATCTAAGTCTTCAATGCAAACAACTCAACCTTCAAAGTCCTAATAGGGGAATCTTTTAGTTTCTTCTATATAGTCTAGCATACAACAAACATACAGATCCCACCCTTTATTAAAGTTTTCTAATTCTCCCCTAAGCCTACATCAATGACAGCAACAACATTGCCATGCATCACGAATTCGTCTACAAAATCAGATTCAAAGAAGCTCCTATATTTGTTGCTTAAGGTATTTCTCTTCTTGGAATAGGAGGGAGCTTAGGAGTAGTCTTAGAAGCTTATACCTAGAGCTATGCTTCCCTAGGAACAAGCGAAGAAGTCGGAGAAGGGCTTGATGATTGACTGACCTGCTGCACCTGCTGATTTTCCTGGGCTTGGCGCTAGGCACTTTTCTTTTTGAAAGATATTAACCTCTTATATGAAGTTGAAGAACTAATCATTCTCtctaaaaaggaaaagatgatTTCCAGTTAGAATAGACATAAAGGAAAGCCAGAAATTAAATCTATAGAAACCTACCTAACTCGATTTACACGTAACTAGGCTTACTAATTAGTAAGGTTTTGGTGGGTAGATTAGGAGATTAACCACAACACTATTGAAACACCTCCACAATCATAGCCTCTTCCGCATCTAGGTCATCCAAATGATAACAAACAACCTCGGGTTCAGAGTTCTAATACAAATGAAACATATATTCTGATTTGTCATTTAGCCAAAAAGGTCGGAAGTCTCCCCTAAATTGAAAGttaaaataatagtttttaaaattataaaaggattcctaaaagatgaaaaaaatctTTCGACCTTGCTGAGCTTGGAAGGATGTCCATTACTGTCTTTTGGTTAAGCTAAAAGGTTTTGtcaggtaaaaaaaaaaactcagagAGATACAATAAGTTCAAGGACTTGGCATACAACCTGATAAATGCGCATGAATGTCCAAGAATTGAGGTGAAGTTCAAAAAGAGATACtttggaggaaaataaaataCCCATTACAAACTCAGTAAAAAGGATCTTAATTCCTATCCTATCAAAAAAGCATTCATACATTATATAAGATGAGGCTCCGAGTTGTCAAGCAAAAGGTAACCCATTCTCTGATCAAGTGCTACTAGATCATAGTTCTTCTCCTCATTTTGATTTTTACAAAAGGCCCGAGTAAGTCGGAACTCTGCTGACATTTTTGTGCCCACCACGAAAACAACACTCAACACGATCGAATCTACCCACATAACATTCTCTGGTATATATATTTGAAGGCATAATGACAACTATATAACGAGACATTGATTTACCGAGACctacaaaacaaaaaagaaaagccTAAAGACAAGGAAAAAAGCTTAATACATTCAAAACAAATCGAATTCCCTTCAAAGTGTATCATCTTAATTTTTCAAGTGTATTatcttctaataatttttaaaaatctttcttatgaaattaaattttaaattattataaatttaattaattaattattaaataataaacttgattaaaaaaaaactaggaTAGATGTAACATTTCCCTCATGTCACAAGCAATGTAATTCCGGGAGTTTATGAAAATAGTTACTCATAAATACAACATATGATAATTTGATAACATTTTCCCCCATGGTAAGAAAGAATTCATCTCTCTTTCGGAAACTATATtctacaaatataaaaattaatttcttcctAAATGTAAGGCTAATTTAATTCTTACAAATGAAAGATTTTGTGATAAGAACTTGTCCAGACCAATTTGGTACACCAAAAATTTGAcgcaccaaaaataaaagaacacaaAATCACTAGGGTCTAGGGTAATAAAAATCACACAAATTATGAATAGCCTTGCGTTGCTATTTACTAGTTTGTCCATGTGGTAACTTCAAGATCTTTACTGCTAATTAAAACATTCATGGGCACGGATTAGTCTGATACTAGTAATAATGATTAAAGTTGATGCTTTTTGCCAGCAGTTGGACCCTCATTGCATGGTTAATTATGTAGTCACAATAGCCATTAAATCATCTTCATACTAGATCACACCCCATATATAATCActataaaagatatatatttttttcatttcttattgATCACTTCTGTTCTTGCTTGATAAATCTCCGTTCGTGGTATACGCTCGTCGAACCAAAATCAAACTTGATATGCCTTGAATGGATAAAGTATACgttaggaaaagaaaaataccaaaaatgAATAACTGCAAAAAATACTACCACATTCAAATTAGTTTctaatattttgtaaaattatatcTAAATGAATTTCTAACAACGTATTCTCTTGTATgaatttctcttttataaatAGTATGGCATCTGTATATCCCATTATTTGGTTAGTATTTTGTTAATCAAATCATTACTCATCATAAACATTTCTTGTGTAACCGATATATAAGGCACAATGAAGTATATTCATACCCAAATAAAGAATACTAGAAGGTCAGTACTatcattttttactattatttttaattattaatccaatttttttaatctaatattttttaaatatatttttagcttatatttttaaatattaatgattaattattgactaaaaataataaattcttttgATTTTGCTAGTATTTTTCTATCCAAATTATGAGCACCATCAACGGAGTTATAACCACCATATCaactttaaatataaaaataaagaaaaaaaaaacttacagACGGGTGTATACAAATATTGGGCAATTGTCATATATGACATTATGTTAGAGATATATATATCAATGGGTGGTCTACAAGATCAAGTCTCCGGCAACCACGTTGGTGGtttgattataatttataaagttATGAACATGACTCATTTCACAGCTCTCAGATAACTAGATAATAGCTGCGCTAATTAATACCAACAATAATCACcatgtaaaaaataatataatattatgtgtacattaatcaattattaaaattatttaccaatttatttataaataaataaatatgttatttattttatttttaatatatattttatatacatagtTAAATTTGATAACTAGATATTTAATATGATTcactaaaatcaattataaaaatcagtatcaatatttaaaaatataaaatataatatattattaaattttacactaaaaaattaaataaataactaaataataataaaaaataaaaaattctggtaggcttctattttttttaatgcccATTGCAGAAAAAATAAGATTAGGAACTGACTTGTACTTATAGGTACTTGAGCGAGAGCTTTTTAAAGTTGGTTTGtacttattaaattttatttatttttttcacatattttctattattatattgtcattgaaaaattttcatatatttctAACTTTTCATCctaatttttacaaattctAACACAGTCTTcatatactttttatttttcaacctaATCTTTACAAATTTCAACACAAATACATCTCTATCACATATTAGGTATGAActtctatctatttatattatttgtttgtgcattatttttgtatttttcagtatatctattatatttgtttgtttttttatctGTTTTTTGAAATGTGGAAGAGGTTGACTTGATTTATGAAAAatcaatcataaaatttttcttgtaaGAACATTagtcaaaattataataacaacatgtatatacatatagaaatatagatatataatcaTAAGAGTAGTTTATTTGAGATATGTGTCCTGTGATCTGTAAAGGTGAGCCAATATATATAGGTAAGTAATGAATGTATCCAGTACTACCATTAGATtacatacaaattttattattgactaATAATAACTCTATTTATATTAGTACAATCAAGTAAATATTTAAACTATTAATCTCTAAAATTTGAGTTAagtaatttagtatttttaatgaaaatgtttaggataaaataaatttttatgatacttatataaaattttaaatttaaaaaataaaagaatttatttattatatttatatttattatgaattttttattttaaaattattttattttaaaatattatataaaattttaaagaatttaagaaaataaattattttttgttataaatatatttattataagttttttaagatttaaaaactattttatcaaatacaattgtggtgtttatatttattaaaagtcatttttaatttgattacatAAGTactgtaatttttaaaaagttatcttTTAAATGACAacttacataattaaaaaataatttttataaactactttagaaaaataaaaattttatcaaaccaAGCCTAAGAATATGCCTTTAGAAAAAGGCTGGCATCCATGAAAAGAATGCAGGACCCGTCAAATTAACttactttaaagtttaaaatctaATGTCATTCCCGTAAACAAGATAATTAATGATCAAAACCCTTTCCAACCAACAATTTCTCCgaaacaaagagaaaacaagCTAAAACAAAATCTCCCAAATTCATGTAAAAGGTAATTATATTCATAATAATGGCAAAAAGCACACAAAGCATCATCACATTGTTTTACCATTTAACTTTCAAGTGACACAAAGCGAGAACCCGTCATCATCGTCCTGAACTCCTCAAAATCGATGGCGCCATCGCCGTCACTGTCAACACCGTTGATCATTTTCCGGCACTCGTCGAGAGAACACGGTTCGCCGAGGCTGGCCATGACGTTGTGCAACTCGTCCGCAGTGATAGAGCCATTGCCGTCGATGTCGAAAACGGAGAACGCGTCCTTTAGGTTTTCTAGAACCTCATTGGGATCAATGTCTTTGGTGTTTAGTTCAATGAACTCGTCAAGGCTGATAAATCCATCGCCATCTGCATCGACCTCGCGAATCATCTTGTCAAGTTCCTCTTTGCTTGCAGATTGCCCAAGGCTTCCCATTATGGATCCTAATTCCGAGGAAGAGATCTTGCCATCTCCGTTAACGTCGAATTTCTTGAAGACTTGCTCCAATTCGGAGACGAACTCGGCGCGGGTGTACACCGCCAAGGACGGCGAGCGGGAGATGAGCGGGGAGCCGGTGGTGCCGGCGGTGGCGGCGTCGGATGGCGATGATAAAGATTTGTTGATGAGTTTCTTCTTGCGGTTGAAGAGGGATCTGAAGCCCATTATGATTTTAGTTGAAAGAGGGGGAGGCAACGAAGGAAAATCGAAGAGACGGCAAAGGGGTTATTGGGAGGAGAGTCCCCAGTGCAAAGCTAATTAGTTATTTGCGAAACTGCCAATGGGAACTAACTCCTCCGAACGTGGTGGGGCTTTGGCATGCCTTATTTCTCTAAATATCATCTTTGCTATGTTTGGCGATAAACATGCGTGATTACAGCAAAGGaatcgggtttaggaggttgtTTCTTGTTAATTCATTccttcattatttatttatttaggaaaacaaattcaagttaaatttaacttttgattttttttcggaatttttatctttatctttacaGTATAATAGTAATAGTGTAATACAAATAGAAAATTCTTATGCTGACGCTTATATATTGAGTTtgacaatttatttatttaggtgttgttactaaaaaattttaaaattttatttataaattaataaattatttagttaattggttattttttaaattttaNNNNNNNNNNNNNNNNNNNNNNNNNNNNNNNNNNNNNNNNNNNNNNNNNNNNNNNNNNNNNNNNNNNNNNNNNNNNNNNNNNNNNNNNNNNNNNNNNNNNNNNNNNNNNNNNNNNNNNNNNNNNNNNNNNNNNNNNNNNNNNNNNNNNNNNNNNNNNNNNNNNNNNNNNNNNNNNNNNNNNNNNNNNNNNNNNNNNNNNNNNNNNNNNNNNNNNNNNNNNNNNNNNNNNNNNNNNNNNNNNNNNNNNNNNNNNNNGagtttaagaatatttttaaaaatttatataatttataagcaAACATACTAGCtataaaagattatattaaattgataaatgaaattactaattttattaaaatgtgAGGTTATTTGtgctatttaaaaaaattaatttgacatTCCTCTATACTTAATTTCGTTTCTAATGTTGTTCCGATAAAATTGAATTAActtagtattttaaaaaatttaaaatatttttttcaaaatttacgCAAATTATAAGGTTATTAATTTAcaaattgtatttaattttatttatttttattcgcAAATAATAAGATCGATACCATTTATgacaaaactaaaaaatcaTTTATGGCAACATAAGATACATCGATCAACCATTTAGTGGTAAGATTGTAGTTCTAGGAGGTGATTTCAAACAGATACTACTAGTAATTCTAAAAAGGAGTAGACATAATATATTGTCATCAGCTATTAACTCATTCAATTTGTGGTCGTTTTGTAAGATTTTGAGGCTGTATACAAACATGAGGCATTTAATGTCTTCTTTAGATCAACATTAGGGACGGAGCTAGATGAAATATTAGAGGGGGGccaaaaatatttacacaataaaataagactaaaacaaaattttaagggagagctaaactgaaatttacatataatttacatgtaaaaaattaaaattagggagGGCCGTTGCCCCCCTTTCTATGTATGTAACTCCGCCCCTGATCAACATGATGATGAAATGAAGAAATTTGCTAATTGGATACTTGATGttggaaataaaaatattggttCTATCATTGGAAATGAGTTAGAAGTTAAAATTTCAGATGATCTGTTGATTACAACTACTAACAGCGACGGACCAGGCATTGAAGGAGGAGGGCACTTTCCCCACTAagtttaagaaattttttttatataaattaatatatttattccaatgtaatttatttttgtcccacaaaaatttataaaattttattttgagattcatattaaaaataattttttcattaaatttaacgtataacaatatttatttttgcagTGTCTAGGGGAGGTCCTGTGATCTCCCATCTCCTTTTTGCAGACGACCTTATCCTTTTTTGCAAAGCGAAGAAATCTCAAGTGCTTCATGTTTTGGACACTATGGCCACCTTTTGCAGAGCATCTGGTATGAAGGTGAATTTTGACAAATCTCGTGCTATTTGTTCCATGAATGTTTCTAGACAACGCAAGGATCTCTTCACTGGTATTTCTTCTATCCGGTTTGCTAATTCTCTGGGAAAATACCTTGGTGTCCCTCTCAAGCATGGCAGAGTTATTAAAGCTGATTTTAATGATGTGGTTGATAAGCTTACTAATAGGCTAGCATCTTGGAAATGTCGCTTCCTTAATAAAGCTGGTCGGATTTGCCTTGCTAAATCAGTTTTATCTTCTATACCTATTTATAGGATGCAAGTAAGCCTTTTTCCATCAGGTGTGTGCTCTAACATTGATAAGCTTACTAGAAGTTTCATTTGGTGTGGTAGTCATAATCACCGTGGTCTTCATTTAGCATCTTGGAGAGTTTTGACGACTCCAAAAAAGTTTGGAGGTCTTGCTTTGAG
The Arachis duranensis cultivar V14167 chromosome 5, aradu.V14167.gnm2.J7QH, whole genome shotgun sequence genome window above contains:
- the LOC107491042 gene encoding probable calcium-binding protein CML25 yields the protein MGFRSLFNRKKKLINKSLSSPSDAATAGTTGSPLISRSPSLAVYTRAEFVSELEQVFKKFDVNGDGKISSSELGSIMGSLGQSASKEELDKMIREVDADGDGFISLDEFIELNTKDIDPNEVLENLKDAFSVFDIDGNGSITADELHNVMASLGEPCSLDECRKMINGVDSDGDGAIDFEEFRTMMTGSRFVSLES